A genomic segment from Methanolobus zinderi encodes:
- a CDS encoding iron ABC transporter substrate-binding protein, protein MKQNKRKQVILVLTLLALFSLLSGCMGNSSGTQDTDTTGHSADTISITDAIGRTVEVPESPEYVICSGSGCLRYLTYLEAQDRIVAVDSIETRESEYDARPYALANPQFRDYPVFGEFRGNDDPEKILTLDPQPQVIFKTYSASGYDPAELQEKTGIPVVVLNYGDMVNNRNEMYQALRTMGEVMGKEERAEEVISFFDTSIADLNERTADIAEENKTTCYVGGIARSGPHGFQSTEPSYPPFLFTSAKNVAYNSNLSTAEVSRESILGWDPEIIFVDLSTVQLEDQSSALYQLRHDESYQQLSAVKSGEVYGVLPYNWYTQNHGSVLADAYFAGKLLYPDKFEDVDLEEKTIEIYTFLVAGGDEQKGREVYENMINVFSVPAFTKMDV, encoded by the coding sequence TTCATTATTATCCGGCTGTATGGGAAACTCATCCGGCACTCAGGACACAGATACAACCGGCCATAGTGCCGATACGATAAGCATCACTGATGCAATAGGAAGGACAGTGGAAGTACCGGAATCCCCCGAATATGTAATCTGTTCCGGTTCTGGATGCCTGAGATACCTTACATATCTTGAGGCGCAGGACAGGATCGTCGCCGTGGATAGCATAGAGACAAGGGAATCAGAGTATGACGCAAGACCATACGCACTTGCAAACCCACAGTTCAGGGATTACCCGGTTTTCGGAGAGTTCAGGGGTAACGATGATCCCGAGAAGATACTGACACTGGACCCGCAGCCACAGGTAATTTTTAAGACCTATTCAGCTTCGGGATATGACCCGGCGGAGTTGCAGGAAAAGACAGGAATTCCCGTAGTAGTCCTCAATTACGGAGACATGGTCAATAACAGGAATGAAATGTACCAGGCACTTCGCACAATGGGAGAGGTCATGGGCAAAGAAGAACGTGCAGAGGAGGTAATCTCATTCTTTGATACAAGTATTGCCGATCTCAATGAGCGTACCGCAGATATTGCAGAGGAAAATAAGACCACATGTTACGTAGGTGGTATAGCCAGGTCAGGTCCTCACGGTTTCCAGTCTACCGAGCCAAGTTATCCTCCTTTCCTGTTCACCAGCGCAAAGAATGTTGCATATAATTCAAACCTCAGCACCGCAGAAGTCTCCAGAGAAAGCATACTCGGATGGGACCCCGAGATAATTTTTGTCGACCTGTCCACCGTACAGCTGGAAGATCAGTCAAGTGCCCTCTACCAGCTTCGACATGATGAATCATACCAGCAGTTAAGCGCGGTCAAAAGCGGCGAAGTCTACGGAGTACTGCCATACAACTGGTACACACAGAACCACGGATCCGTACTCGCAGACGCTTATTTTGCAGGTAAACTACTGTATCCCGACAAGTTCGAGGATGTTGACCTTGAGGAAAAGACAATAGAGATCTATACATTCCTGGTGGCAGGAGGCGATGAGCAGAAGGGACGGGAAGTCTACGAGAATATGATAAATGTCTTCTCAGTCCCTGCATTCACAAAAATGGATGTATGA
- a CDS encoding FecCD family ABC transporter permease, with product MYSEKGEISRRYREHTGRKISYILGGITLLMVITILSISTGSVDIPPSVVVMTLAGNSVSSTWDSIIWNVRLPQVLTAIIAGAGLAVTGVVMQSILRNPLGSPFTLGISNAAAFGAAFSIIILGAGSTSSSVGDAVTINNPHTTTAVAFLFAMLVTVIILAFSRLRSTSPEVMILVGVAMGSLFTAGTMFLQYFADDVQLASVVFWTFGDTSRASWEELGIIAIIVIASTIYFTLNRWKYNAIDAGDETAKGLGVDVEKVRLRGMMCASFVTAMIVAFLGVIGFVGLICPHMARRMIGDDHRFLIIGSIVIGSLLLLSADTVARIIIQPYQLPVAVLTSFLGAPAFIYIILKGRRI from the coding sequence ATGTACAGTGAAAAAGGCGAGATCAGCCGGAGATACAGGGAGCACACCGGCAGGAAGATCAGCTACATCCTTGGTGGTATCACACTACTTATGGTGATAACTATCCTGTCGATCTCAACAGGATCTGTGGACATCCCTCCTTCAGTAGTGGTTATGACCCTTGCCGGAAATAGCGTGTCAAGCACCTGGGACAGTATCATATGGAACGTAAGACTGCCTCAGGTACTCACTGCGATCATCGCAGGTGCCGGCCTGGCTGTAACAGGAGTTGTGATGCAGTCCATCCTCCGCAATCCCCTTGGATCTCCTTTCACACTGGGAATCTCAAATGCAGCAGCATTCGGGGCGGCATTCTCCATAATCATACTGGGAGCAGGCAGTACCAGCAGCAGTGTAGGAGATGCGGTAACCATCAATAACCCGCATACCACCACGGCGGTAGCATTCCTGTTTGCCATGCTGGTCACCGTCATCATTCTGGCATTCTCAAGACTCAGAAGCACAAGTCCCGAGGTCATGATACTTGTCGGAGTCGCAATGGGTTCATTATTCACCGCCGGAACCATGTTTCTGCAGTACTTTGCCGATGATGTTCAGCTTGCATCCGTGGTGTTCTGGACATTCGGAGACACTTCCCGGGCAAGCTGGGAAGAGCTTGGAATTATAGCTATAATAGTAATAGCTTCGACGATCTACTTCACACTCAACCGCTGGAAATACAATGCAATCGACGCCGGAGATGAAACTGCAAAAGGACTGGGAGTCGATGTTGAGAAGGTAAGGCTTCGGGGAATGATGTGTGCTTCCTTTGTTACCGCAATGATCGTTGCCTTTCTGGGAGTCATCGGATTTGTGGGATTGATCTGCCCGCATATGGCGCGCAGGATGATCGGCGATGATCATAGATTCCTGATAATCGGAAGTATTGTGATAGGATCATTACTACTGCTTTCTGCTGACACCGTCGCAAGGATCATTATCCAGCCTTACCAGCTTCCGGTGGCCGTACTAACATCATTCCTGGGAGCACCCGCATTTATCTATATAATACTGAAGGGGAGAAGAATTTGA
- a CDS encoding ABC transporter ATP-binding protein, with amino-acid sequence MILEVNGIEFRYKSKEVLKDIEFHLEKNEILSILGPNGVGKTTLLKCMNTILKPQNGTIMVDREDVLKLEQKEIARRVGYVPQRCEPARLTAFDAILLGRMPHMKWNVSSEDIRKVEETIKKLHLEDMALRYIDELSGGELQKVGIARAIAQNPKLLLLDEPTSSLDLKNQLGILDTVREVVRNENVSAIITMHDLNLAFRYSDKFLFLKDGTIFAAGSMEDITPQIIQEVYGVPVTIQNYMDHAVIIPTH; translated from the coding sequence TTGATACTAGAAGTAAACGGGATTGAATTCCGGTACAAAAGCAAGGAAGTACTAAAAGATATTGAATTCCATCTGGAGAAGAATGAAATACTTTCAATACTCGGACCAAACGGAGTCGGGAAAACAACGCTCCTGAAATGTATGAACACCATCCTCAAGCCACAGAATGGAACCATAATGGTTGACAGGGAGGATGTTCTCAAGCTGGAGCAGAAGGAGATCGCAAGGCGCGTGGGATACGTACCTCAGCGGTGCGAACCTGCCAGGCTTACTGCTTTTGATGCAATCCTCCTTGGCAGGATGCCCCACATGAAATGGAATGTTTCATCGGAAGACATAAGGAAAGTAGAAGAAACAATTAAGAAACTTCATCTCGAAGATATGGCACTGAGATATATCGATGAGCTGAGCGGCGGAGAGCTGCAGAAAGTGGGTATTGCACGTGCAATTGCCCAGAATCCGAAGTTGCTGTTGCTGGATGAGCCGACAAGCAGCCTGGATCTGAAAAACCAGCTTGGAATACTGGATACAGTACGGGAAGTGGTCCGGAATGAGAACGTATCCGCAATCATAACAATGCACGACCTCAATCTTGCATTCAGATACTCCGACAAGTTCCTCTTCCTGAAAGACGGGACAATTTTTGCGGCCGGAAGTATGGAGGACATTACACCGCAGATCATACAGGAAGTATACGGTGTGCCGGTAACTATACAGAACTACATGGACCATGCAGTGATAATACCAACCCACTGA
- a CDS encoding class I SAM-dependent methyltransferase produces the protein MDPQDIDWNNVWKEQLRKHQESSNRKECASIWEEKDAARRFWEMTQRDGNKRARKTIEGLNITPESRVLDIGAGPGSLAIPLSQKVAHVTAVEPSTGMVEVLKENMEEKECDNISIIKKRWEDIDTEKDLEGPYDIIIASFSLGMPDIRKAIEDMEAVSSGYIYLYWFAGERSWDRYSKEIWPKLHRKEYKPSPKCDVLYNVLYQMGIYPNMETFTLGRTEAYSTPNEAMENLSNHFALKNDKQKKILEQYLESKLRNEHGNYIHDARSTRVKIWWKNKKEKK, from the coding sequence ATGGACCCGCAGGATATAGACTGGAACAATGTATGGAAAGAGCAGCTAAGAAAGCACCAGGAAAGCAGCAATCGAAAAGAATGTGCCTCCATCTGGGAAGAAAAGGATGCTGCAAGAAGATTCTGGGAAATGACACAGAGAGATGGGAATAAAAGAGCTAGAAAAACTATCGAAGGACTCAACATCACACCGGAATCAAGGGTACTCGATATCGGAGCAGGTCCGGGGTCACTCGCAATCCCACTTTCACAGAAGGTCGCCCATGTTACCGCTGTAGAACCATCCACTGGCATGGTCGAGGTCCTGAAAGAGAATATGGAAGAGAAGGAATGTGACAATATCAGCATTATCAAAAAAAGATGGGAAGACATTGACACTGAAAAGGACCTTGAAGGACCCTATGATATAATAATAGCATCATTCTCCCTGGGAATGCCTGATATCCGTAAGGCCATAGAAGATATGGAAGCGGTTTCTTCAGGATACATCTACCTCTACTGGTTTGCAGGTGAAAGATCATGGGACAGATATTCAAAGGAAATATGGCCGAAATTACACAGAAAAGAATACAAACCCAGCCCAAAATGCGATGTACTATATAATGTCCTGTACCAGATGGGAATTTATCCCAATATGGAAACATTCACTCTTGGACGAACCGAAGCATATTCTACTCCGAATGAAGCTATGGAAAATCTTTCAAACCATTTCGCATTGAAAAATGATAAGCAGAAAAAGATACTTGAACAATACCTTGAAAGCAAACTAAGAAATGAGCATGGAAATTATATACATGATGCCCGTTCGACCAGAGTGAAAATATGGTGGAAAAATAAGAAAGAAAAAAAGTAA
- a CDS encoding shikimate kinase, translated as MIITLIGMPGAGKSSAGKMLARRLGYCFIDTDDLVREYSGAALQQLIDEKGDLALIDVEEQCILSLELQDNCIISTGGSVIYSEKAMHFLQENSCIVFLDVPFGIIKIRLSNLDTRGVVGLKDKGLYQLYRERSLLYAEFADIRIKVRGKDKIKDVVEKIVMQLPDKL; from the coding sequence ATGATCATAACACTTATCGGTATGCCGGGTGCGGGCAAGAGTTCAGCTGGTAAGATGCTCGCCCGACGTCTGGGTTATTGTTTTATTGATACTGATGATCTGGTAAGGGAATACTCGGGTGCGGCCCTTCAGCAACTCATTGACGAAAAAGGTGATCTTGCTCTGATAGATGTGGAAGAGCAATGCATCCTTTCACTTGAGCTGCAGGATAATTGTATCATTTCCACGGGCGGTAGTGTGATCTATTCAGAAAAAGCAATGCATTTCCTTCAGGAAAACTCATGCATTGTTTTTCTGGACGTGCCCTTTGGTATAATCAAAATAAGGCTTTCTAATCTGGACACACGGGGAGTTGTAGGTTTGAAAGATAAAGGATTATATCAGCTCTACAGGGAAAGGTCCCTACTTTATGCAGAGTTTGCAGATATCAGGATAAAGGTCAGGGGTAAGGACAAAATCAAGGACGTTGTGGAGAAAATAGTCATGCAGCTACCAGATAAATTGTGA
- a CDS encoding PFL family protein, which yields MLIHPEEILETIQMVSNENLDIRTVTMGISLRDCGNPDIDVLNENIYRKITTYARDLVKTTDAVQNLYGIPIINKRISVTPIAVVAEGCDTPDFSSVAKTLDRAAEDVGVDFIGGFSALVQKGMTAGDLKLIKSIPEALSSTKKVCSSINVATTKAGINMDAVSLMGDIVKETAQRTADQGGIGCAKLVIFANAPDDNPFMAGAFHGIGEPECTINVGVSGPGVVNSAVRSLEDPTLGDISECIKKTSFKITRMGEVIGREVAKRLDANFGVLDLSLAPTPAIGDSVAAILEAMGLESCGTHGTTAALALLNDAVKKGGAMASSSVGGLSGAFIPVSEDAGMIRAVQRGSLSLDKLEAMTSVCSVGLDMIAVPGKTPASTISAIIADEMAIGMVNKKTTAVRLIPAPGKDVGDTVEFGGLLGMAPVMPVNEYSSEKFIARGGRIPAPIQALTN from the coding sequence GTGCTAATTCATCCGGAAGAGATCCTCGAGACCATTCAGATGGTGAGCAATGAGAATCTGGATATCAGGACTGTGACCATGGGAATTAGCCTGCGTGACTGCGGCAATCCTGATATTGATGTCCTGAATGAGAATATTTACAGGAAAATCACTACCTATGCACGTGATCTTGTGAAAACAACCGATGCGGTGCAGAATCTTTACGGTATCCCTATAATAAACAAAAGAATTTCAGTCACTCCCATTGCCGTGGTTGCAGAAGGTTGTGATACGCCCGATTTCAGTTCAGTAGCCAAAACGCTGGACAGGGCTGCCGAGGATGTTGGGGTGGATTTTATCGGAGGCTTCAGTGCCCTCGTACAGAAAGGCATGACTGCAGGTGATCTGAAACTCATAAAGTCAATTCCTGAGGCACTTTCTAGCACAAAGAAGGTCTGCTCATCAATCAACGTGGCAACAACCAAAGCCGGAATAAATATGGATGCTGTCTCACTCATGGGTGATATCGTAAAGGAAACGGCACAGAGAACTGCTGATCAGGGAGGTATCGGATGTGCAAAACTCGTGATCTTTGCAAACGCCCCCGATGACAATCCTTTTATGGCAGGTGCATTCCACGGAATCGGTGAGCCCGAGTGTACTATTAATGTAGGTGTGAGTGGCCCGGGAGTGGTGAACTCAGCTGTACGATCACTGGAAGATCCTACACTGGGTGATATCTCGGAATGCATCAAGAAAACTTCCTTCAAAATCACACGCATGGGTGAGGTAATCGGAAGGGAAGTAGCAAAACGTCTTGATGCGAACTTCGGTGTTCTTGACCTATCCCTTGCCCCGACTCCTGCCATCGGTGACAGTGTTGCTGCGATACTTGAGGCAATGGGTCTTGAAAGTTGTGGCACTCACGGTACCACTGCCGCACTTGCTCTTCTGAATGATGCTGTCAAAAAGGGTGGAGCAATGGCATCATCTTCTGTCGGTGGTCTCAGTGGTGCTTTCATACCTGTCAGTGAGGACGCGGGTATGATACGGGCAGTACAAAGAGGCTCGTTAAGTCTTGATAAACTGGAAGCTATGACCAGCGTTTGCTCGGTGGGTCTGGATATGATTGCGGTTCCGGGTAAGACGCCTGCCTCCACAATATCTGCGATTATTGCAGACGAGATGGCAATTGGTATGGTCAACAAGAAGACAACTGCCGTACGTCTCATTCCTGCTCCCGGTAAGGATGTCGGTGATACCGTGGAATTCGGCGGACTTCTGGGCATGGCACCCGTGATGCCGGTTAATGAATATAGTTCGGAGAAGTTCATTGCAAGGGGTGGCAGGATACCTGCGCCTATTCAGGCATTAACCAACTGA
- a CDS encoding ACT domain-containing protein has product MVPSRFIITVIGIDKVGIVAGVTKVMADFHVNIVDISQTIMEDLFTMIMLAEVKKGNFDLVAFQKAMSDEGSELGVEVKVQHEDTFRFMHRI; this is encoded by the coding sequence ATGGTTCCAAGTCGTTTCATAATTACAGTTATTGGTATTGATAAAGTCGGTATTGTTGCAGGTGTTACAAAGGTTATGGCAGATTTTCATGTAAATATCGTGGACATCAGTCAGACCATAATGGAAGATCTGTTCACGATGATCATGCTGGCAGAAGTAAAGAAAGGCAATTTTGACCTTGTAGCATTCCAGAAGGCAATGTCTGACGAGGGTAGCGAACTGGGTGTTGAGGTGAAAGTCCAGCATGAAGACACCTTCCGTTTCATGCACAGGATCTAA
- a CDS encoding DUF5371 family protein has protein sequence MVKIVHAQTVLTEDELAALKKKCNESSTKEALSMAVQHYLECEYTDLDDKMWTKKLEKVVQKKKQKKV, from the coding sequence ATGGTAAAGATTGTACACGCACAAACGGTACTCACAGAGGATGAATTGGCGGCTCTTAAGAAAAAGTGTAACGAGTCGTCTACAAAAGAAGCCCTGAGTATGGCAGTGCAACATTATCTCGAGTGCGAATACACCGACCTCGACGATAAAATGTGGACAAAGAAACTTGAAAAAGTTGTCCAGAAAAAAAAGCAAAAGAAAGTGTAG
- a CDS encoding type IV pilin encodes MSKANQFLKEEDAVSPVIGVILMVAITVILAAVIAAFVFGMGPPEQAPQASLRASGDTSSNSSLNIVKLEHRGGDAITLTDAKTKITVGGTKGEFTLSDTTFEAGETVYIIKNASTYNVGSSLDDANTTLYPGTSETIATSGDTVNVKLIDVSSQQMIADMKVNF; translated from the coding sequence ATGAGTAAAGCAAACCAATTCTTAAAGGAAGAGGATGCAGTATCCCCGGTCATCGGTGTAATTCTGATGGTCGCAATCACTGTAATCCTTGCTGCAGTTATCGCAGCATTCGTATTCGGCATGGGACCACCTGAGCAGGCACCACAGGCAAGTCTGAGAGCGAGCGGTGACACATCATCAAACAGCAGCTTGAACATCGTAAAGCTGGAACACCGAGGCGGTGACGCAATAACACTTACAGATGCGAAAACAAAAATCACTGTTGGTGGAACAAAAGGTGAGTTCACCCTTTCAGACACAACATTTGAAGCTGGCGAAACAGTATATATCATCAAAAATGCATCAACATATAATGTAGGTTCATCACTGGATGACGCAAATACTACATTATACCCAGGTACATCGGAAACTATTGCAACTTCAGGTGATACAGTCAACGTCAAGCTTATTGACGTATCAAGCCAGCAGATGATTGCTGACATGAAGGTCAACTTCTAA
- a CDS encoding FlaD/FlaE family flagellar protein yields the protein MSEFPWEVKKNSGKESSEAEGAGPDNPGSEKTGTKPSIPDILANAFSETPMEEIKPEFPSQSGMPDEQSQQSAPPGFGNIADLSEISSAGDQNQGSPQSHVDDLPPFMQPGNNTEQITANEGAPSSDSINIDDIINNPPVSGNIPTENPEAPKKKSRKSPPPLFKPVLPGDGDEEAAEVKPAVEALNSAPGLFEKPAFSPEPSPETSAPEGSNIPDDPFQNHAPFPEEAPQDMFPPQENMGPEIKDEPENPFPETADPSKDPFAQAPSPDNPFSSSMPNFNGQLPDYVEPSANPFSDSSASPDPVTNPIPGTDNPFSDQSTPSDNTTPDTEKDPSNPFSESPGPSQNPFPGPTSHSGDPFSGPGQQAASPFPDFIPPSSSPFPEHEPSKGEKPNLSGLVSSIGESVKFDELARHFDGISGKLKSVFASLTKGQSLIERMDELTDNKEASADELRESPFDADIPTNDPFSEPASPEADPFQSTVGPDVPKFEDSMAHAPESAGVSPFDENIEGGSGDIRKVTSVSEPLMELKEEHRIDPFEDLDNEGRKAPIPGTGEDISRTIPVGDQVGEIASDSSADGLSDLSVELSDNLSDLSDNLNEKSGKGEVEKPKAVSESELARMGQMSTDIEGLRSELEVMLSRFENVEGNVSDLSETVSGFGPLISSGKENEELLAGTAGKVESLDGKVDALEGKVYNIESSLVSVQADNEDIRSSLTRIEENVAELVNSYTALLVQVHESAQESDARFSQIENALEVLEPFETRFSAIEKSQEEARSTSMELARSVSSLVDELGTTSSGFDEFKQDSESRQDKLEENIGSVTEYLDSELKKLGARSYKGFGQNVHLSNIMKNSTNMKLCMEWLEFLMELAGRNNLPDILSYYEDLGWITEDVRVELLHYAEGIDFYMEKPDWKLTPDDHVKSIWFIESLAGMKVDKNRLSVIERDIEKVKKGNEIYGI from the coding sequence ATGAGTGAGTTTCCCTGGGAAGTAAAAAAGAATTCCGGTAAGGAATCGTCTGAAGCGGAAGGAGCCGGTCCCGATAACCCGGGTTCTGAGAAAACCGGTACAAAACCATCTATTCCTGACATACTTGCCAATGCATTCTCCGAAACTCCCATGGAAGAGATCAAACCGGAATTCCCTTCTCAATCAGGGATGCCTGATGAACAAAGCCAACAGTCAGCTCCTCCTGGTTTTGGAAATATAGCAGACCTGTCTGAAATCAGCTCTGCCGGAGATCAAAATCAGGGATCACCACAGTCACATGTGGATGACCTTCCTCCATTTATGCAGCCGGGGAACAACACCGAGCAAATCACTGCAAATGAAGGTGCTCCATCTTCTGATTCAATTAACATCGATGATATCATTAATAATCCGCCGGTTTCAGGAAATATTCCTACTGAAAATCCTGAAGCTCCTAAAAAGAAATCAAGAAAATCTCCTCCTCCGCTGTTCAAACCAGTGTTGCCTGGTGATGGGGATGAGGAAGCTGCGGAAGTCAAGCCTGCAGTAGAAGCTCTGAACTCCGCACCGGGACTATTTGAAAAGCCTGCTTTTTCTCCTGAACCTTCTCCTGAGACTTCAGCTCCTGAAGGAAGTAATATTCCAGATGATCCTTTCCAGAATCACGCTCCTTTTCCGGAGGAAGCACCGCAGGATATGTTTCCTCCTCAGGAAAATATGGGCCCTGAAATAAAGGACGAACCCGAAAACCCTTTCCCAGAAACAGCAGACCCTTCAAAAGATCCATTTGCTCAGGCTCCTTCTCCAGATAATCCATTCTCATCTTCTATGCCCAATTTTAACGGGCAACTACCTGACTATGTTGAACCTTCTGCTAACCCATTCTCTGATTCTTCCGCTTCTCCGGATCCTGTTACAAATCCCATTCCTGGTACTGATAATCCATTTTCAGATCAGTCCACTCCTTCAGACAATACAACACCGGATACTGAGAAAGATCCTTCAAATCCTTTTTCAGAATCTCCAGGACCTTCTCAGAATCCATTCCCTGGACCTACTAGCCATTCAGGGGACCCTTTTTCAGGACCGGGGCAGCAGGCTGCAAGTCCGTTTCCTGATTTTATTCCTCCAAGTTCAAGTCCTTTTCCGGAACATGAGCCCAGCAAGGGAGAAAAACCCAATCTCTCAGGCCTTGTAAGCTCGATTGGTGAATCCGTAAAGTTTGATGAGCTTGCCAGGCATTTTGACGGGATCAGCGGAAAACTAAAGTCCGTGTTCGCCAGTCTTACAAAGGGACAGAGTCTGATTGAGAGGATGGATGAATTAACCGATAATAAGGAAGCATCGGCAGATGAGCTTAGAGAATCTCCTTTCGATGCAGATATTCCAACAAATGATCCATTTTCTGAGCCTGCTTCTCCAGAAGCAGATCCTTTCCAGTCAACTGTCGGGCCGGATGTTCCAAAATTTGAAGATAGTATGGCACACGCACCTGAATCTGCAGGTGTTTCTCCATTTGACGAAAATATAGAAGGAGGATCCGGGGATATTCGGAAAGTAACATCAGTGTCAGAACCTCTGATGGAGCTTAAAGAGGAACACAGGATCGATCCCTTCGAAGATCTTGACAATGAAGGGAGGAAAGCTCCAATTCCCGGTACAGGTGAGGATATATCGAGGACAATTCCGGTGGGGGATCAGGTAGGGGAAATTGCTTCGGATTCATCTGCGGATGGTCTGTCTGATCTGTCTGTAGAATTGTCTGATAATCTCTCGGATCTTTCTGATAATCTCAATGAAAAGTCCGGAAAAGGTGAGGTGGAAAAGCCAAAAGCGGTTTCGGAATCAGAACTTGCGCGGATGGGGCAGATGTCTACTGATATTGAGGGTCTCAGGTCAGAGCTTGAAGTAATGCTCTCGCGTTTCGAGAATGTGGAAGGCAATGTCTCGGATCTGTCAGAAACAGTATCCGGCTTTGGTCCGCTGATCTCATCCGGAAAAGAGAATGAAGAACTGCTGGCAGGCACTGCCGGCAAGGTCGAGTCTCTTGATGGAAAAGTGGATGCCCTCGAAGGAAAGGTCTACAATATCGAAAGCTCACTGGTGAGTGTGCAGGCCGATAATGAGGATATCAGGTCAAGCCTTACAAGGATAGAAGAAAATGTTGCGGAACTTGTGAATTCCTATACTGCCCTGCTGGTACAGGTGCATGAGTCTGCCCAGGAATCCGACGCAAGGTTCTCTCAGATCGAAAATGCGCTGGAGGTACTTGAGCCATTTGAGACCCGCTTCTCTGCAATTGAGAAATCCCAGGAGGAGGCAAGGTCCACATCCATGGAACTGGCTCGGTCGGTGAGTTCTCTTGTGGACGAACTCGGAACAACTTCTTCGGGTTTCGATGAGTTCAAACAGGATTCTGAGTCAAGACAGGATAAACTCGAGGAGAACATAGGCTCTGTAACCGAATATCTGGATTCCGAACTGAAAAAGCTGGGTGCACGCAGCTATAAGGGATTTGGCCAGAACGTGCATCTTTCCAATATCATGAAGAATTCCACCAATATGAAACTCTGCATGGAATGGCTTGAGTTTTTGATGGAGCTGGCAGGCAGGAACAATCTTCCTGATATCCTGTCTTACTATGAGGACCTTGGCTGGATTACTGAAGATGTCAGGGTTGAATTGCTGCACTATGCCGAAGGAATTGATTTCTATATGGAAAAGCCCGACTGGAAACTAACTCCTGATGATCACGTCAAGTCCATCTGGTTCATTGAGAGCCTTGCAGGTATGAAGGTCGATAAGAACAGGCTTTCTGTTATCGAGCGTGATATCGAGAAGGTCAAGAAGGGTAATGAGATATATGGTATATAA
- the thiI gene encoding tRNA uracil 4-sulfurtransferase ThiI, which yields MFDIIIVRYGELALKSTGVRNWYEKILMSNIEAMLKQNGVSYSGISREWGRIFVHSSDPDAARSAADVFGVVSTSPAYTTDPTIESASKMCATVADGFVGPDESFAIRAKRTGNHDFSSNDLARKCGDAVWTMLESKGIEPSVDLTNPDREIFVEMRQNHAYVYTETVDGVGGLPIGTQGKMVALVSGGIDSPVATWLLMKRGVEIVPIYCNNEPFSTERARQRTMDCIEQLQKWCPGHPLKIYEVPNGRNLEAFIDKCERGKTCVLCKRTMYRIAFEIMKKEGASGIVTGSSLGQVASQTAANMYAEIYGICAPIYHPLIGLDKNEIIDIAKKIGTFDISIMQAGSCLAVPERPEVKAKSTSLPIEEEKVDIENMVEYSVNNARVSRL from the coding sequence ATGTTCGATATAATTATTGTCAGGTATGGAGAACTGGCCCTGAAGAGCACCGGTGTCAGGAACTGGTACGAGAAGATATTGATGAGCAATATTGAGGCAATGCTCAAACAGAACGGTGTATCCTATTCCGGGATAAGCCGTGAATGGGGCAGAATATTCGTACATAGCTCCGATCCCGATGCAGCCCGGTCTGCAGCAGATGTCTTTGGGGTTGTTTCCACATCTCCTGCCTATACCACAGATCCTACGATCGAGTCCGCATCAAAGATGTGTGCAACAGTGGCGGATGGTTTTGTAGGGCCTGATGAATCCTTTGCTATAAGGGCAAAGCGTACGGGAAATCATGATTTTTCGTCCAATGACCTTGCAAGAAAATGTGGCGATGCGGTATGGACGATGCTTGAATCAAAGGGTATCGAGCCTTCGGTGGATCTGACAAACCCTGACAGGGAGATATTCGTGGAGATGCGTCAGAACCATGCATACGTTTACACGGAAACCGTGGATGGTGTGGGTGGCCTGCCGATCGGTACGCAGGGCAAGATGGTGGCTCTCGTATCAGGTGGTATCGATTCCCCGGTGGCTACATGGCTTCTGATGAAGCGGGGCGTGGAGATCGTTCCTATCTACTGTAACAATGAACCCTTCAGCACTGAACGTGCAAGACAGAGGACAATGGATTGTATTGAGCAGCTTCAGAAATGGTGCCCGGGTCATCCGTTGAAAATATATGAGGTTCCCAATGGTCGCAATCTTGAAGCCTTCATCGACAAATGTGAAAGGGGTAAGACCTGTGTGCTCTGCAAGCGTACCATGTACAGGATCGCATTTGAGATCATGAAAAAAGAAGGTGCTTCAGGTATAGTCACAGGCTCATCTCTTGGTCAGGTTGCCTCTCAGACTGCAGCGAACATGTATGCTGAGATATACGGGATCTGTGCTCCTATCTATCATCCGCTCATCGGTCTTGACAAGAATGAGATAATAGATATAGCAAAGAAAATAGGCACTTTCGATATTTCCATAATGCAGGCAGGAAGCTGTCTGGCGGTTCCCGAGCGTCCGGAGGTAAAAGCCAAATCCACTTCTCTTCCGATCGAAGAAGAAAAAGTGGATATTGAAAACATGGTTGAATATTCTGTAAACAATGCCAGAGTTTCCAGACTGTGA